A region of the Carya illinoinensis cultivar Pawnee chromosome 16, C.illinoinensisPawnee_v1, whole genome shotgun sequence genome:
GGCATCAATGCTCTCTTTTGatgagattctttttttttttccctcttaatGAGAGTGCTTTCTTAGGTGCTATTGGCAGGCATCTATAAATAAAACACTATCCCAAAGCCTACACAGACACCACCAAGTCCTTAATGGAAAAGTATATTAAAGCGAAGATTGTGGAAGGCACTTAAAAGATAGGAATATGACATGATTGTTCAAACAAATAGCACACACAAGGTGTGCAAAAAGCAAATTCCTTTATCAACTTCAATCATAAGAACCTAGAATATGAATTTCTATATTGAAGAATTttagattgaaaaaataaaaaaatatatacatcttTTTAATGCAGCCGTACCTTCACTTCCTTATATAGCTTCTTCTCCCATGCATAAAGTTTATCCAAAGTTGATGAAAGGTTTCCAGACTTCATATTGAAGTCCTTCCCAGATTCCCCATAGTATGCTTTCGCTATTTTCATAGTCCTGGAAGATAATCTTACAGACACCCTGGACGGAGGAGGTGAAGAAAATTTGGAAGGTGCAACAGAATACCAGATCCTAGAGATTATCACTGCATAAAGACAAAAATTTCAGCAAAGTGTAGCATGATTTTTTATATGGAGCTAACAATTAGAATTCATCAGGCAAGAGATCtcaaattatgaataaatttaaTGCTCTCGATTGCATCAAATATACTAATGTTCGCATCCTAGTCATGCTTAATCAGTCCACCTATGGTAGGATATGGCATCGTGCCACTTTTGTCTTCTTACAACTCATAAATTAAAGTATTGCTGACAAAAATCAGAGAATCAGCATTTTACAGaccttttttcttccttttgaaattatggTTTAGACAGCTGGTGATCACAAAAGTCCAACAAAGAATATGTGCTGgtgattttttattgaatacattTTGCAACTAAAGGCCTCCCATTATTCATTCATCTAGCTTTCGCCCAGACTGATATCAAACTTATTTAGATACATTTCTGCATAGAATTAAGTCAAGACTGGAAAACCAGTCTACATCAAATAGTCTAGGCCAACACCCTTGcataaataaaatcaagattaTTTACCTTAAAAAATGGTGAAAccattttgacaaaaaaaaaatggtgaaaccGTTAGCACTAATGTACAAGAAAGTCCTTTAAAGGTAAAACGCAACAGACACGAAGCAAAAgtaaaagtttcttcttctgtgaaatttcttgtttctttttctctataATTTCTTGCATGACCATGTCCAGGTCAGCCCAAAAGGTTATGAGATGAGTAGGCTTTCCCAAACTCCTTGTATGTGAAATTATTTGCGTCTGGTAAAACCTAAGCATAAACTCTCTTAACAAAAATCCTTTGAATTACTCTCTAGAAAGCTTGACACAGTCCATTTAGCAATTTCTAAATGACATTTTTTCCaagaaaagaaaccaaaatgCTGTAAAGCACAATATACCACCCAAAACTATGGAAGAATTCAAACCAATCAGAATCTATCAATTAAGAAATGTATGATCAGCCACAAAGACATACATACCTCTAAGTGCAGCGCTTCTAGGCTGATAAGGCATCTTCCCCACCTCAAGCAATAGGCCAACCTCTTTCCCATAACTGGAGGCAGTCTCAAATTCATCCCTGATTTCCTTGACAACCTCTTGAAGATCCCTCGTACTGTGGGCTGACAATGTGGTCAAGCTACTTGGCATGGAAGATTCACCATCCATTGGATGCGATACCTCATCGACCCCAAAACTCACCCCTTTCTTCCTCGAGGACCCTTCTTCGGACACAATTGTGTCAGGACTGCTCTTTATCTCCTTTTCCTGAGCAGAGTTTGATTGTGAGCTCCGACTACTATTCAATGGTATTGTGCTTGAACTTCCTGAACCATGTATTGGCACGGCCCTTGAAGTCCCCTCACCAGCGGCCCTATTATTATTCAAATTCACATTCTCGTCCTCATTTAACTTCTTCTTATCCTTGTGCACCGCCTTTGCGGCAACCTCTTGAACTGTTTCATCCTCCAAATCAGGAATCCCCTCCCTCGCCCTCACCTCTTTCGAGTCGGGGCTACTCGTGGTCGACCCGAACCCGTATCGAGTCTGCGAGAAATAAGCAGGGTAACCAGTACCATCATAGGTATCAAAAACGTTGAGAAAATCCCAGGTGGACACCCTCGGTGGCGAAGGCGGAGGAGGCGGCGTACTCGGCTGAGGATTACTCTGGGGACCGTTTACCGGAGAACCCATCGGAGGAAAGCCGAAGAAACCACCGTACCCGTCCCCATAAGGCGGATAGCCCGAATACCCGTACGATGAATCAGGCCATTGCCCGTTTGCCGCAGAATATCTCTCCGGATCCTGTTGCACCACTGTTTGCATCGGCGTACCGGACCTTTTCATGTAATACATGTAAGAATTCACTCCGGGAGGCCCCCAACCGGTAGGAGGGTAGGCGTaagaaggaggagaagaagaataatGTCCCTGTTCTTCCGGACTACTATCGTCGATGTGAATGTGACCCGAACCAGAACCCGATTCGGAGTCGGACGACAAATGCAAGTGTGAATCTGCAATgttttcctcctcctcctcctcctccggcGGGACCGAATGCGAAATCGAGGTCGACGACGACGAGCCGTTAATGTTCACCTTCTTCCCAGCCTTCTTCACTCGATCGGGGGGAAGAGTGAGGAGCGGAGAACTCGGAGACGACGAAGAAATCACTAGCTCCTCGTCGACAAACCGCCGCAGGGAATCGCCGACGTCGGCGAGGGAGTGGAAATAGGACAGGTGGGCGGCGGCGAGAGCGTAGCGGTGATCAGACGCCGCTTTGATGAAGTCCCTACGCTCCCTGCAAAGCGTAACCAAAGGGAGATCGTCAACCTTGGAGGCTCCGCAGCCCATCCCCAAAAAAAGAGGACCTCAGAAGCAGAGACTGCGGTTTGACAGGCCGAGTCATAGCGAAGACAACGTCAAAAAACGACCGGGCAAGCAACGCCGGAGCATCGTCGTAACAAAGAGAACCACCGGATCGAAGAGTGCGTTTTAGAAACACACAAAACAAGTATTCACAACACCCATAtggttaaaagtaaaattaatcgGCGACAAAGTTTTTGGTGCCTGCGAaggagaaagggagggaaatcTGACCGTTGAGTGAATTGGGTTGAATAAGTTGGAGACAGAGAGCAAATGGAATTGAAATGGCGAATCCGAGTGAGAGAGACTGAGggattttttttgtgatttatttatgACAATAGTAATGAGAAAAAGGCATGGAGATCTGCGATGCTGTTAACATGTctcccccccctctctctctctctctctctctctctctctatatatatttatggctGTAAATGGGAATCAGAGTTTTAAGAGACGCGGtaacagaagaagaagaacacggAATAGAAGTAGAAAGCTCACGGAACCCGCCACTGGTAAAGCATTTGGTCTGTCCCCTCTTTCTCGCTCCTCTGATTTTTCACGTATTTTCTTGGTTCCGCTGGACCGCTGGTAAAGCATTTGGTCTGTCCTCTCTTTCTCGCTCCTCTGATTTATCACGTATTTTCTTCTGATGTTTCACGCATTCAGCCTGTGTTCCCATTTTCGGCCTTCTAACCAcgtttggttttaaatttttgttaaactattttttttggACCAGTtagatacaaaaataatttcttctcatttaattttattttattttattattataattttttaaaaattttataaaaagtataataaataatttttttaattttaaaataataataatattaaaaattaatattctaataatattttatttaatttttaattttttttctaacaatattttgagAATAAAACCAGATGATAAATCTATTTAGGTTATTAtgttaattttaagaaaagaaagagaaaaaattaaataaaaattttataaaattaaaataattttataatattttttttacttgaaaaaagatgaattgttttttatagtttgtttaaaggtttgaaaatattataataattaaattaattattatataaaaaattaaaaataaaaaaatatttttatttaagtgatCCTTGAAAAAGAGATAAAGTGAAATAGGATTAAATGAAAACTATTTCCTAATAGCCTCTTAGGTGTAGATCACATACTCTGTATTGTTTAcgtgataaaatttaatttataaaaaaattataaatttaacttttataaattaaatggtGCTGCATTAATGGTGTAAGTAGGGTGTCGTTGATATCGactttttgaataaaatatctctgttaaataatgttttaatttcttaaatattatatttttatatatttttgtaaacgAAAACCAAAAAAGTTcttaacaattttaaaagaaatactttTCACAGACTTTATccaaaaaactatttttaagcCTGGTCACAGACAATTTTTGAAAGGTAAACCGTAAATGAGTagattaaaataagaaaaattttatttattatttatatacactatatataattttttttttaattttttcttactaaatatttaatatatggatgataagtagaaaattttaattaatttaaaaagaataaaacaaaaaaaattaaaaattaaaataagtgtggtgtgtggcgTGCCaccaaacattattttatatctaTGTGCAACTAGACTTTGTTTAGGTACTCGTGCCCGACCAGCTTGCATGTTCACACCTGGGCTGACAGACGAGCGAGCATCTACCCATGCATAAATGCGAGGAATGTGTGCCAAGTTGAACATGGCTCGGTTCGAGTTTCACCTTCTTTTCTCAGTAAATAAGGCATTTATAGATAAACTAACGGATACAAGATACAAGTTCAGTGGAATGGAAATCTCCTACAATCTTCTTAAAATCAACACACATTACAACACAAaagtaaaagaacaaaaaaagggTGATCGGAGCTAATAGATTGGCTCCCACCAAATTCCCACAATGAGAGACTACTTGCTAACACGTTTTAAAATGGTCTGATCAACAGATTATAACATTGCAGCTAGAAGCCACAATACAAAGAGGTATACTGCAATGCAACGTGTTGGTTTGAACTAGTTGGAATGAACTATCATATCCACTTTCACGGCTCGAGTTTCACCTGTATGCCcagtatatatacacatattaaaagaaaattaaaaattaaaaaaaatagctctaactataaatatttaatttttctctcttttctcatttCTCATATTTCCTTTGTCCTCCCTTCGTCTCTTCTCCAAGGATTTTCACACCTCATGGTTGTTCATTATCCTCTCTTATTCATGATTCATCAAAGATAATATAAAGAATCTCACATTAGTTAATAGGGAAAATTTCTTAtccttttataataattttaacgagttttaattataatattgactaataattttaaaatagaaactTGTGATTTAGGCTTTTATTGAGTTGTTAAATATATGAAACATAGTGACATTATGATTTAAAACATCTTAATGTAACAATCACCTACTTTACTAAGAAAGCCCACATCATTTTATAATCacattattcaatattttttatgagtaaaaattttttatatatctgaCCAACTAGTTAAATGTTGCAACTACCCAATTAAAAGTCTGAATGCCTAATCTATCTCATTCATACCTAGACTTTCCTTGAGTTTTTATACCGGGAAGTGGAACCTCTCAAGTAACAAGACCACGAAGAGCTACCTTGTAGAGGTACCCCAAAGAAACTCTAATGtagattgattttatataatttgttagatttattttataataaaattaattttataggattatttttatataatctctttataacAATGAAATTACAATCATTGAATATGGTATCCAGGCttagatctatttttttaaaagaaatctagcatgttttctgaaattttttttacagtcTCTAGATAGGGTTTGGAATGGCTAAAATTGCTAggaattattgtttatttatttgtaattatgATGCTATTGCACTGATAGAGTAGTGACAATGGTGAAGGAAATTATTGCTACACTATATATtcaagagttttgttacgtataaataaaattgtatattaatatgtgtaccaatactgattttttgtattcaaaatttaaattagtactgtttttaataaaatttattttttgaccaatcacattagattaatgtacatattagtatacaattatgcttataactaaatttttcctataTTCAATCCCCTTCTCTGATTTTATTTCTTGCCAATCACAAGGGTCTAGGTGATCTAATacttatatacatataaaataaaaaaagtctaTTTGCAGTCTCCAAGTAGAGACAACATATGTAGGCCCtttacaaaataagaaaaaatatcattttaaaaataatatttttgtaattttaaaaataaaattgtttagaCATGCATTACCGTCTCTAAATGAGTAATGTATCTAGCGACTAGCATTACTctgtaaaataagtattataatattttaagcaTTTAATAATGTTCGAAAGATTCACTCAGACAATTATAAATATCGTAGATATATCTAACTTTTTTTCACTCTAAATCATAAAATTCAATCGACATGGATAGACTGATACTTACAAATTGATAAGTATATACATCATTTATTACATAATCatgtgaaattaaaaaaataaatattatttttataaacgaTGTAGTATATTTCCACGTCAATAATATGTTTTGTgtgtcaataaataaattggtaGTAAATAGAAACATGTTACATGTAGAGTGGCATAATACTTTTACAGTAATCCCTGAGTTCACTAACCGTAACAGAAAGAGAGACTTTGGGGCAAGTTTAATTTGCGTGTGCGCGCGCGCTTATAACGTGAATAAACCACACTGTTTGGTGCGGAAGAATGTCGTTAATTCTTTGCATGCATGTGCAAGCAAttgaagattttatttttttatttttttatagtaatattagttacaATTCTAAAGTTTGAAAGCATCGCcgatttttttagaaaaaattacttattattaaaaaagtaagtGCATGTTTGGAAACATAATTATTCTCAAATATTCTGAAACTCTTcgtttattttcataaataaggATGAGTTGACgttaaaattgaaagttgaataaaatattattaaaatatattatttttatattatttttatattatgatttgaaaagttgaattgtttattttattttatataaaaatttgagaaagttgtaatgattaaatgaaagtGAACTAGCGTaactactattaacaaattattCCCTActctttttactactatttataaatattttgatatatttttaatattcaaacgagtcttaaattttttatatgtgtttcatgtttatttaattttttaaaaaatatatatgctagACTCATACAATTActattgtataaattatttttcatttttatgttttttgaaaaaaaaaaggaaaatgcttcaAGTTCTTAGTGGGGGCTTTCCCATCAAACTTTACTTAACAGGGACTCGATCGATCGAACGACTTTACAGCATGGGCACGTCCCTTTCAATGAACAACTACACCTTTCCAACTAAACCTTAATTTGTCTTTCATTCTCCTTAGGCTTTTCGAAATGGAAAGGAAAATGGGATGCTGATTCTGGCCAACTACTCGGATGGCCTTCCCACCTATTGTGAGTACCGTTAATTAAAGTGTTCTTTTGGTGGTACCAAATCTTGACCTCTTCCCCCCAAATCTTTACTagtttttcactttttattcTCTCCTTTTTACCTTTTGTTTTCTACTTTTCTCGCAAACCTCTTTTTTACAGACAAAGATAATTACTTTATTAACATAAAGGAAGGTATAAATAATGGAGTTGGGAAACCCAATAATTATCCCCCAACTAGTTAACATATATAGTGATAActcaaaattaaacaaattggAAATGGTTGTAATAAGTCGATCCCATATTTCTTGGCATGAAATTTGATGCTTGGCAAAGAAAATCCAAGGAGAAATATGTGAATCGcagtgaaataaaataatttatgaaataaaataatttatgaatcgcaataaaataatttatgaaatttaaaaaaaaataaaatatcacaaaattaaaatatattttatgatatgtTTGCCCATGGGCTTCGAGGTACCTTTCATATTTACTGTAAGTgaattttatgataaattttttgaGCTAACCTGTAACAACCCACTCTCCACaattaagaataaaatcacttttaaaaattctcGAGAAAGTCGGAATGTTATTATTAAagttgatttaaaaatatattcttttattctaAAAGAAATGTTGGGTGCAAATattccttataataaataaagtcattttgtattaaaatatcaaaattgtaAATTAGAGTGtgcaaaattatttattaaaattttcaaagttcatgaaaaaaaaatcataatttaaaatctCTGGCATGATCTAAGCCACTTCAGGCCTCCTGAGACTTTATACTTTCATAAATATTCTGACCTATggtggtttaaaaacataaaaagaaactaaaatgaTTCGATGACTTAGCAAGAAACCCATTATAACgtaaatatacttaatataaggtttttcatataatattacatGCTGAGAATTTAAAATCATGATTGTTCATACGTATGCTATGACATGCTTGCCttgttttgaattattttacttatctaACTTATGACTTACCATATTTATCTTGCTAGCTCACACACTTAATCTTTTGTATAAGATTGTGCACCTGCCCCCACATCCCACAGTTGTAAGGggaggtgtgacgcccccaaaatctccacgcccgaacacggggaaattgagacgtccggatggtgacaacccgggtcaccatcccatcgacgggtgccgagtgtgtgcaaggcaacagatgtgtacagagaaacacgcagtggataacgaaagtcataactaagtaccagaatttttcataacgtaatacaagctgtttaaaacgtacatagataaatattacaaaacacgaatgcagttttaaacaaataaaaagatagcatcagcaacccggcggagccgcatcctcgggttcagcctccttctcttcgtcctctaactctgcaccaaaagctacggaaccacgaatggtaccgcaggtaagtaaaacccaaacactaccagataaaaacacataaaactcatacaagatgcatgaaacatgcccaatgcacaaagcccataaaaatccaagttttccacacacgccaaaaacccatttggcccaaaagcatatcctttctaaaaaacacgccaaaagtcacatttggccgccaaaagtccatttggcccaatatctcgccggaagtccatccgacccaatatctcgccagaagtccatctggcccacgccaaaagtcccatttggcctcataaaccattatccaattttaaccgtatgcaccatgacctcccctaggggtcacccgcacaccctggctccagtgtcacaccgtagagtaccaccacgcatgtgacacctaacgagcgatgcccagttccgcgcctcccgcgcgtgcgtagccaagcatcctctagccatcgccagtgaagggccacggagtcggtgagtagggcgatgcccggttccgcgcccggcgcgttcgtagccaagcatctcctagccccgctcccgtcatctctctcgacaactcaggggacatcactcagtttattccgctcccgagtgaccagaggagctccaccgagataataacccatcccggcttgggctcgtgatacacacgcacccgtaaaaccactcacgccaatacacaggcttttcacacgtaaacaaaaacacacatgcatgcaccatgaaatgccaaatcaatgcataataaaataaccaaccaacataaatcaattaaacagacaactccgtcctccatccatccgacccccgaaactcctcggactcagtccggaatcaacaaccaacaacagtaaatatttgaatgagcaatatatattaaaatctgaaaatagggtttggaaaatacttacagcgctatacggcaattttagaaagcaagcggcgttgcaaacggcggaaaaacagcaacgtcacagtgaaaattcactgtggccgtgggtctgaaaaacccacttttgaacagggacaaactaggacacgagattgatagggaatggtctagggatggttgtgaagctattggaaacgacggacggccgtgggtggcggcggaatcgccagaaatggccgaaaatagcaaatcggaaaacaagctcgtaggagctgctccgatggtcgttggaggccggaaatgggtgggttaggacggcaaggagtcggtgatgaagtggtgaagaaatggtggccggaggtggagcgacggcggcggatcggagtgaaatccgtgcggccttgttgggctttttccggccaaatggccggccggttgggggtggctttcggaggggtggtgcgccggagggagggggaacttttgggaccggtgggggtccggttggtggccggacggggatgggctggaagagagagagagccggcacgggggagagggaggagagagagagagagagcacggggggtccgaacgcgggagagaggaagagaaaagaaagaaaagaaaaaaaaaagaaaaa
Encoded here:
- the LOC122299285 gene encoding nitrate regulatory gene2 protein-like, whose product is MGCGASKVDDLPLVTLCRERRDFIKAASDHRYALAAAHLSYFHSLADVGDSLRRFVDEELVISSSSPSSPLLTLPPDRVKKAGKKVNINGSSSSTSISHSVPPEEEEEEENIADSHLHLSSDSESGSGSGHIHIDDSSPEEQGHYSSSPPSYAYPPTGWGPPGVNSYMYYMKRSGTPMQTVVQQDPERYSAANGQWPDSSYGYSGYPPYGDGYGGFFGFPPMGSPVNGPQSNPQPSTPPPPPSPPRVSTWDFLNVFDTYDGTGYPAYFSQTRYGFGSTTSSPDSKEVRAREGIPDLEDETVQEVAAKAVHKDKKKLNEDENVNLNNNRAAGEGTSRAVPIHGSGSSSTIPLNSSRSSQSNSAQEKEIKSSPDTIVSEEGSSRKKGVSFGVDEVSHPMDGESSMPSSLTTLSAHSTRDLQEVVKEIRDEFETASSYGKEVGLLLEVGKMPYQPRSAALRVIISRIWYSVAPSKFSSPPPSRVSVRLSSRTMKIAKAYYGESGKDFNMKSGNLSSTLDKLYAWEKKLYKEVKDEERLRASYEKKCKRLKVLDDRGAESSKIDATRASIRKLQTKINVCIRAVDVISHRINKLRDEELQPQLTQLIHGLIKMWKCMLKCHHKQFRAIMESKSLSLKANAGFHRDSGLKATLELEMELLNWCSRFNNWINTQKSYVHSLNEWLLRCLDKEQEETPDGPAPFSPGRIGAPPIFIICNDWYQAMVRISEKSLSSSLHEFALSLHQLWERQDEERRQRIKAEYLSKDFEKQLRTLRMEMGRMELDHDAVSDKTVVSKVGSGSGVSPLDDLKVDLDSMRKRLYEERARHKETIKQVHDEASSGIQAGLVPIFEALEKFTSEALKAHEQVRLQNGGS